From one Deinococcus detaillensis genomic stretch:
- a CDS encoding tRNA nucleotidyltransferase/poly(A) polymerase family protein, protein MSDHLRPLLPKTPPPSLTPETLDGAAMLLRAWHLEALAVLDGEQVLGVVTPREPNRIQATPILDSSARLDEARAALQSFPALVVTHARRFAAVLLPADLAPPAAPELAERVWSALSAADRELLTALSIQVSSGQVSGGRLALVGGAVRDALLGLAPIDLDIVLVGGDVESLARQSGLPFLFHPAYQNATLTLPDGRAADLVSARIECYGQAGASPLPHSGTLSQDVLRRDFSLNALALVIGEAAGGQTKPELHDPAGGLADLLNRELRPLYPDSLTDDASRLIRGARLSARLKLSASPQLLAQVSSALAVAAQTPRLDAELRLMLSEPRPSQVIKRLESWGAAALLPAGAPAVLAALDALPQRPGDAVYAAGFLSSMADQHVADQHVVGQHTWQDRLALGPRPAALLRRALDHEYVSPDSAEATLRGVLRPDAYIPLTGKDVLGLGVPAGPQVGKALAHLSGLRRAGRVSSREAEEAELLHYLATLPK, encoded by the coding sequence GTGTCAGATCACCTCCGCCCGCTTTTGCCCAAAACCCCGCCGCCCAGCTTGACGCCGGAGACTTTAGATGGGGCGGCGATGCTGCTGCGGGCTTGGCATTTGGAAGCGCTGGCGGTGCTGGACGGCGAACAGGTTTTGGGTGTGGTGACGCCCCGTGAACCAAACCGGATTCAGGCCACGCCCATATTGGACAGTTCGGCCCGCTTGGACGAAGCCCGCGCCGCGTTGCAGTCCTTTCCCGCGCTTGTCGTTACTCACGCCAGAAGGTTCGCCGCTGTGCTGCTGCCTGCCGACCTCGCTCCGCCCGCTGCGCCGGAATTGGCCGAGCGGGTTTGGTCGGCTCTCAGCGCCGCTGACCGGGAGCTGCTTACGGCGCTGAGCATTCAAGTTTCCAGCGGGCAAGTTTCGGGTGGCAGGCTGGCTCTCGTCGGCGGGGCGGTCAGGGACGCTCTGCTGGGCCTTGCGCCAATTGACCTCGATATCGTGCTGGTAGGCGGCGATGTGGAAAGCTTGGCCCGTCAATCCGGCTTGCCGTTTTTGTTTCATCCGGCGTATCAAAATGCCACCCTGACGTTGCCGGATGGCCGCGCCGCCGATCTGGTCAGCGCCCGCATCGAGTGCTATGGGCAGGCGGGCGCTTCGCCGCTGCCGCATTCCGGCACCCTCAGCCAAGATGTTCTGCGCCGCGACTTTTCGCTGAATGCTTTGGCGCTGGTGATAGGCGAGGCGGCGGGAGGGCAAACCAAGCCCGAACTGCACGATCCGGCGGGCGGCCTGGCAGATCTGCTTAACCGGGAACTGCGCCCGCTGTACCCCGACTCGCTGACCGACGACGCCTCACGGCTGATTCGCGGCGCACGCCTCTCGGCACGGCTCAAGCTCAGCGCCTCGCCGCAGTTGCTCGCCCAAGTGTCTTCAGCCCTCGCGGTGGCTGCCCAGACGCCCCGCTTAGACGCCGAGCTGCGCTTGATGCTCTCGGAGCCGCGCCCGAGTCAGGTGATAAAGCGGCTGGAAAGCTGGGGCGCGGCTGCCCTGCTGCCCGCTGGAGCGCCCGCAGTTCTCGCCGCGCTGGACGCCCTGCCACAGCGCCCCGGTGACGCGGTCTACGCAGCTGGCTTTTTGTCCAGCATGGCCGATCAACACGTGGCCGATCAACACGTGGTTGGGCAACACACTTGGCAAGACCGTTTGGCCCTGGGGCCACGTCCGGCAGCGCTGCTAAGGCGGGCACTGGATCACGAATATGTTTCTCCAGACAGCGCCGAGGCGACTTTGCGCGGCGTGCTGCGGCCTGACGCGTATATTCCGCTGACCGGCAAAGACGTGCTGGGCCTCGGCGTTCCTGCCGGGCCACAGGTGGGAAAGGCGCTGGCCCACCTCAGCGGCTTGCGCCGAGCGGGGCGGGTAAGCAGCCGAGAAGCAGAGGAAGCCGAGCTGCTCCACTACCTTGCCACCTTGCCGAAATGA
- a CDS encoding YbjN domain-containing protein yields MTDIPLLTLDTIAKYLKEREVNFDLKEQNDQRFLRTGWRFEMGDATVLLSVNDSSNHTSRLEITCVTQTTYAAHQAEVLAFLNARNRELAFSRSVDGDGNVWLEYVGLYPTLTEWPQETFDTLFGGVLSHFQEDYGLLEQRFGVLQT; encoded by the coding sequence ATGACCGATATCCCGCTGCTCACCCTTGACACCATTGCCAAATACCTCAAAGAACGTGAGGTCAATTTTGATCTGAAAGAGCAGAATGATCAGCGCTTCTTGCGAACGGGCTGGCGCTTTGAAATGGGTGACGCCACCGTGTTGCTGAGTGTGAATGACAGCTCAAATCACACCTCGCGCTTGGAGATCACCTGCGTCACTCAAACCACTTACGCCGCCCACCAAGCAGAAGTTTTGGCCTTTCTCAACGCCCGCAACCGTGAGCTGGCCTTTAGCCGCAGTGTAGACGGCGACGGCAATGTTTGGCTGGAATATGTTGGGCTGTATCCAACCCTTACCGAGTGGCCCCAAGAGACCTTTGATACCCTCTTCGGCGGCGTGCTGTCGCATTTTCAGGAAGACTACGGTTTGCTCGAGCAGCGTTTCGGTGTGCTCCAAACTTAG
- a CDS encoding MerR family transcriptional regulator has product MPRSAEAFGRMVTTYRRRLTQDAQFAAVLEVLCGSPQAVQAFAQASGVGISAFAALVELPPSTVRHYQRLGLITPYEVSGKFRFWFHNIAQVESVRQWRDLGLSLEEIQAQRTFQRLGGQTATFNKPSATGLSVWVTKQAVTVRELLPEQSGAARSPLNRLNSYTVWVPVEEDRQHALAKELFQDADPSGMQRLLSEVSAARQRIEDQLSVLQRRVQRAQLLEAALQHHTKEN; this is encoded by the coding sequence TTGCCGCGCAGCGCTGAGGCATTTGGACGGATGGTGACGACTTACCGCCGCCGCCTTACCCAAGACGCTCAATTTGCCGCTGTGCTGGAGGTGCTGTGCGGTTCGCCGCAGGCGGTACAGGCCTTTGCTCAGGCGTCCGGCGTTGGAATCTCGGCTTTTGCGGCGCTGGTCGAATTGCCCCCGTCGACGGTACGGCACTATCAGCGCTTGGGGCTGATTACGCCTTACGAGGTCAGCGGCAAGTTCCGTTTTTGGTTTCATAACATCGCGCAGGTGGAATCGGTGCGGCAGTGGCGCGATCTCGGCCTCAGCTTGGAAGAAATTCAGGCGCAGCGCACCTTCCAGCGGCTCGGCGGTCAAACGGCAACCTTCAATAAACCATCTGCCACCGGCCTGAGCGTATGGGTCACCAAGCAGGCTGTGACGGTCAGGGAGCTGTTGCCCGAGCAAAGCGGCGCTGCCCGTTCGCCGCTTAATCGCCTGAATTCCTATACCGTTTGGGTGCCAGTGGAAGAAGACCGTCAGCATGCACTGGCCAAAGAACTCTTTCAAGACGCCGACCCCAGCGGTATGCAGCGGCTGCTGAGTGAGGTGAGCGCCGCACGGCAACGGATTGAAGACCAACTCAGCGTCCTTCAAAGGCGGGTGCAGCGGGCACAACTGCTCGAAGCCGCGCTGCAACACCATACCAAAGAAAACTGA
- a CDS encoding sensor histidine kinase produces the protein MSDQQSTPAPVWSSDDLRRQAEEQLQAQPSQHSEANFQHLRHDFEAQQHELQVHQVELLLQNEELQRSNQALELARDKYQELYDMAPVGYFSLDKGGHIVEVNAAGSAQLGLSRQHLLGRRFLLFVDESSRTSLATLLKRLGSGAASGRLELRLLPQGARGAGTGALNTVPLEGQLDAVLSSGGDIRLAVTDITALKAAQSTILALNDTLEARIMTRTVQVQELNEELELFVQSTMQALDTPLRHISSFAGLLKNAPPAATPARTAAASPAPKDTQTVYPEALREHYLRKMVSAAEHVQVLAAALTEYFRLGRQRARFIPVSLEKVLAEVKKSLAGELEGRQIVWEQHRLPTVTGDSRTLQLLFFHLLDNALKFSGTRSEAHIRIGVSENNTEYIISVQDNGVGFNMRQKSRLFALFQQLHTPRQFGGLGLGLAVVRRVVLRHGGRVWGEGKEGEGASFWVALPKEAGVRR, from the coding sequence ATGAGCGATCAGCAAAGTACGCCCGCTCCAGTTTGGTCTTCTGACGACCTGCGGCGGCAAGCCGAAGAGCAGTTGCAAGCTCAACCCTCGCAGCACAGTGAAGCGAATTTTCAGCACCTCCGGCACGACTTTGAAGCGCAGCAGCACGAGCTTCAGGTGCATCAGGTGGAGTTGCTGCTGCAAAACGAAGAATTGCAGCGCAGCAACCAGGCCTTAGAGCTTGCCCGCGACAAGTACCAAGAACTCTACGACATGGCCCCCGTCGGCTATTTTTCGCTCGACAAGGGCGGGCATATCGTGGAAGTCAACGCGGCGGGCAGCGCCCAGCTCGGCCTCAGCCGCCAGCACCTGCTGGGCCGGCGCTTCTTGCTGTTTGTGGACGAATCCTCGCGCACCTCGCTGGCCACCCTCCTCAAGCGGCTGGGCAGCGGCGCGGCCAGCGGGCGGCTGGAACTCAGGCTGCTGCCGCAGGGCGCTAGGGGAGCAGGTACTGGGGCATTAAACACGGTGCCGCTCGAAGGCCAACTCGACGCTGTGCTGAGCAGCGGCGGCGATATCCGGCTGGCCGTCACCGACATCACGGCCCTCAAAGCCGCGCAGAGCACCATCTTGGCGCTCAATGACACTCTAGAAGCGCGGATCATGACCCGCACCGTGCAAGTCCAAGAACTCAACGAAGAGCTGGAACTGTTCGTGCAGTCCACCATGCAAGCACTTGACACGCCGCTGCGGCACATCAGCAGTTTCGCGGGCCTGCTCAAAAACGCGCCGCCCGCCGCCACGCCCGCACGCACAGCCGCCGCTTCCCCAGCGCCTAAAGACACCCAAACGGTGTATCCAGAAGCGCTGCGTGAGCATTACCTGCGGAAAATGGTTTCGGCTGCCGAGCACGTGCAGGTGCTGGCCGCAGCCCTGACCGAATACTTCCGGCTGGGGCGGCAGCGGGCGCGGTTTATTCCGGTGAGCTTGGAAAAAGTGCTGGCCGAAGTCAAGAAGTCGCTCGCGGGCGAGTTGGAAGGACGCCAAATCGTCTGGGAGCAGCACCGCTTGCCCACCGTCACGGGCGACAGCCGCACCTTGCAGCTCCTGTTTTTTCACTTGCTCGACAATGCCCTCAAATTCAGCGGAACCCGCTCCGAAGCCCACATCCGCATTGGCGTTTCCGAAAACAACACCGAATACATCATTTCGGTTCAAGACAACGGCGTCGGCTTTAACATGCGGCAAAAGTCGCGCTTGTTCGCGCTGTTTCAGCAGCTTCACACCCCGCGTCAGTTCGGGGGGCTAGGACTGGGGCTGGCGGTTGTCAGGCGGGTGGTGCTGCGGCACGGCGGGCGAGTTTGGGGCGAGGGCAAAGAAGGCGAAGGAGCCAGCTTTTGGGTGGCCCTGCCTAAAGAAGCGGGCGTCAGGAGATAA
- a CDS encoding CofH family radical SAM protein, which translates to MKRLTPEDAALLAKAERGERLDHSEITALYSLPLPDVAAVAHSLRLQRTDADTVTFLIDRNINYTNICNVGCNFCAFYRTKRQKDSYTLDFQQISDKIVELEAVGGSRILMQGGVNPELPLEYYTDLLRHIKKHHPSIRIEAFSPEEVLFMEKTFGLDLDTLLDTLIEAGLDGLPGAGGEILEDDIRAKAAPARIRSNDWFRILDAAQRKGLYTISTMVIGFGESYAQRANHLLKIRDQQDKALHDYGIGFAGFAMWSLQTEHTRLHGKAPGASAHEYLQQLAIARIALDNQPNIQASWPAQGFKVAQAALYYGASDLGSTMLEENVVSAAGGGGRHKATVRELVRIAHDAGFKPAIRNSYFQILRYPDVRAALDINQGAEAEEERAVGAGA; encoded by the coding sequence ATGAAGCGCCTGACTCCAGAAGACGCCGCCCTGCTCGCCAAGGCTGAGCGCGGAGAGCGGCTTGACCACTCCGAAATCACCGCCCTCTACTCGCTGCCCCTCCCCGATGTGGCGGCGGTGGCCCACAGTCTGCGGCTCCAGCGCACCGACGCCGATACCGTGACCTTTTTGATTGACCGCAACATTAACTACACCAACATCTGCAACGTGGGCTGCAACTTCTGCGCCTTCTACCGCACCAAGCGTCAGAAAGACAGTTACACGCTCGATTTCCAGCAGATTTCAGACAAGATCGTAGAACTTGAAGCGGTGGGCGGCTCGCGCATCCTGATGCAGGGCGGAGTCAATCCCGAATTGCCGCTGGAGTATTACACCGATCTGCTGCGCCACATCAAAAAGCACCACCCCAGCATCCGCATCGAAGCGTTCAGCCCCGAAGAAGTGCTGTTTATGGAAAAGACGTTCGGCCTCGACCTCGATACCCTGCTCGATACCCTCATCGAAGCGGGTCTGGACGGCCTGCCGGGAGCGGGCGGCGAAATCTTGGAAGACGACATCCGCGCCAAAGCCGCGCCCGCCCGCATTCGCAGCAACGATTGGTTCCGCATCCTCGACGCCGCTCAGCGCAAGGGACTGTACACCATCTCGACGATGGTCATCGGCTTCGGCGAGAGCTACGCCCAGCGGGCCAACCATCTGCTTAAAATCCGCGATCAGCAGGACAAAGCGCTGCACGACTACGGCATCGGCTTTGCGGGGTTCGCCATGTGGAGCCTTCAGACTGAGCACACCCGCCTGCACGGCAAAGCGCCCGGCGCGTCGGCGCACGAATATTTGCAGCAACTGGCCATTGCCCGCATCGCCCTCGACAACCAGCCCAACATTCAGGCGTCGTGGCCCGCGCAGGGCTTCAAGGTCGCTCAGGCGGCGCTGTATTACGGCGCGTCGGATTTGGGCAGCACCATGCTGGAAGAAAACGTGGTGTCGGCGGCGGGCGGCGGCGGGCGGCACAAAGCCACCGTGCGCGAACTCGTCCGGATTGCCCACGACGCCGGATTTAAACCCGCCATTCGCAACAGCTACTTTCAGATTCTGCGCTACCCCGACGTGCGAGCGGCGCTGGACATCAATCAGGGAGCTGAGGCCGAAGAGGAGCGGGCGGTGGGGGCCGGAGCCTGA
- a CDS encoding S1C family serine protease, with protein sequence MANRTNTVLITAAVAAALGIGIGATVGRGVLPSAQAVLNSGSQTNTAQNTVATSTTPSTSASTASLPSSATTSTGDATQPLRAEGTKLVSEANTISIIKQYEPGLVYITTESPANPDAFGQMGGGQSGVGSGFFVDDSGDILTNYHVVTEGGQVQGATIKVRVQNQKVPVEAEIIGLAPQYDLALIRPKNMPKALIKPIPLGDSSALEVGQKTVAMGAPFGFDFSVSEGIVSSVDRQIPIGFNSGGEGITQNAIQTDAAINPGNSGGPLLDSTGRVIGINTQIISPAGAQSGVGQSAGIGFAIPINTAKNLLERLKAAGGGLVLAPAIGVRPGLLAFQTTANGRVGIPVDLSAVPSQLRQQYNLPPSGFLIGEVSAGTPAAKAGLRGGQLRSVSGGQIAVGGDVIVSADGNPVSSIGDLQAAYIGKKAGDSVKLEVESGGKTRSVEVTLDQSSFTTLPPN encoded by the coding sequence ATGGCCAACCGCACCAACACTGTCCTGATTACCGCCGCCGTGGCCGCTGCCCTTGGGATTGGTATCGGAGCCACCGTCGGGCGCGGCGTATTGCCGAGCGCCCAAGCGGTTCTCAATTCCGGCTCCCAAACGAACACCGCCCAGAACACGGTGGCGACCTCCACCACACCCTCTACCAGCGCCAGCACTGCGTCTCTGCCAAGTTCTGCCACCACTTCTACTGGCGACGCCACCCAGCCGCTGCGGGCCGAGGGCACCAAGCTGGTAAGCGAGGCCAACACTATCTCGATTATCAAGCAGTACGAGCCGGGGCTGGTGTATATCACCACCGAGTCTCCGGCCAATCCGGATGCGTTTGGGCAGATGGGCGGCGGGCAGTCCGGCGTCGGCTCCGGCTTTTTTGTGGACGACAGCGGCGATATTCTGACCAACTACCACGTTGTCACCGAGGGCGGGCAGGTGCAGGGAGCCACCATCAAAGTGCGGGTGCAAAACCAAAAAGTCCCGGTGGAAGCCGAGATCATCGGCCTCGCGCCGCAGTACGATCTGGCGCTGATTCGCCCCAAGAACATGCCCAAAGCCCTGATCAAGCCGATTCCTTTGGGCGATAGCAGCGCCCTCGAAGTCGGCCAAAAAACGGTGGCGATGGGCGCTCCCTTCGGCTTTGATTTCAGCGTCTCGGAGGGAATTGTCAGCAGCGTCGACCGCCAGATTCCGATTGGTTTCAATTCGGGCGGTGAGGGCATTACCCAAAACGCCATTCAAACCGACGCGGCCATCAACCCCGGCAACAGCGGAGGGCCGCTCCTCGACAGTACCGGGCGGGTCATCGGGATCAACACCCAGATCATCAGCCCTGCCGGGGCGCAAAGTGGCGTGGGCCAAAGCGCGGGCATCGGCTTTGCCATTCCCATCAACACCGCCAAAAACCTGCTGGAGCGCCTCAAAGCGGCGGGTGGCGGCTTGGTGCTGGCTCCCGCTATCGGCGTGAGGCCGGGTCTGCTGGCGTTTCAAACGACCGCTAACGGCAGGGTGGGCATTCCGGTTGATCTCAGCGCGGTGCCCAGCCAACTGCGCCAGCAATACAACTTGCCGCCGAGCGGATTTTTGATCGGGGAGGTGAGCGCCGGCACACCTGCGGCCAAAGCGGGCCTGCGCGGTGGGCAACTTCGCTCGGTGAGCGGCGGCCAAATCGCGGTGGGCGGCGACGTGATCGTGAGCGCCGACGGCAATCCAGTCAGCAGTATCGGGGATTTGCAAGCGGCATATATCGGCAAAAAAGCGGGCGACAGCGTGAAGTTGGAAGTGGAAAGCGGCGGCAAGACCCGCAGCGTCGAGGTTACGCTGGATCAAAGCTCGTTCACGACCTTACCGCCCAACTGA
- a CDS encoding MarR family winged helix-turn-helix transcriptional regulator, giving the protein MPTKYAGGDQERAALDAYIKLWRAAHLVEMQANRHLARFDLTTSQFGVLEAVYHLGPLSQQALAKKILRSSGNLTMVIDNLEKTQLVRRERSQQDRRVMIVSLTPAGRELIVQVLPPHVRGVVGVFDSLSRDELAQLSSLTRKLGLALSAGKAGTGTAQKPPREKQEKQASKAEAKALRSLTAS; this is encoded by the coding sequence ATGCCCACAAAATACGCCGGAGGCGACCAAGAACGGGCTGCCCTCGACGCCTACATCAAACTCTGGCGAGCGGCGCATTTGGTGGAGATGCAGGCCAACCGCCACCTCGCCCGCTTTGATTTGACTACCAGCCAATTTGGGGTGCTGGAAGCGGTTTATCATCTCGGCCCGCTGAGCCAGCAAGCGCTGGCCAAGAAGATTTTGCGCTCCAGTGGCAACCTGACCATGGTGATCGACAACCTCGAAAAAACCCAATTGGTGCGCCGTGAACGCAGCCAGCAAGATCGGCGGGTAATGATCGTGTCTCTTACCCCAGCCGGGCGCGAACTGATCGTGCAGGTGCTGCCGCCGCACGTGAGAGGCGTTGTGGGCGTGTTTGACTCCCTGAGTAGAGACGAGTTGGCCCAACTGTCCAGCCTGACCCGCAAGCTGGGCTTGGCCCTCAGCGCTGGCAAAGCGGGAACAGGTACAGCGCAAAAACCACCCAGAGAAAAGCAGGAAAAGCAGGCGAGCAAAGCGGAGGCCAAAGCGCTTAGGTCACTGACCGCATCGTAA
- a CDS encoding RluA family pseudouridine synthase: protein MALNSGYAYREQIGGRAQGQNLLSYLAGRYPHSTPAEWQERLERGEVQLDGQIASGEETLQIGQILIWQRPPWQEDAAPLHFEVLYQDAAVLAVTKPSGLPTLPGGGFLEHTLLHLVRAEFPQASPLHRLGRGTSGLVLFARTTAAAASLSRAWREQQIGKRYLALSAGHAGQDAYDIRTPIGPVPHPLLDEVYAASPAGKASRSLARVLERRGTAELQTLFEVDILTGRPHQIRIHLASIGLPLLGDPLYGVGGLPLPHLPGLPGDGGYWLHAHRLRFVHPVSGEVLEITAPPPPILQIGGQLPPQLPGSAGPNTSGG from the coding sequence ATGGCACTCAACAGCGGTTACGCTTACCGCGAGCAGATCGGCGGGCGGGCGCAGGGCCAGAACCTGCTGAGTTATTTGGCAGGGCGCTACCCGCATTCCACACCCGCAGAGTGGCAAGAGCGCTTGGAGCGCGGCGAAGTGCAACTGGACGGGCAGATCGCCAGCGGAGAAGAAACACTTCAGATTGGACAAATCTTAATCTGGCAGCGCCCGCCCTGGCAGGAAGACGCTGCGCCGCTGCACTTCGAGGTGCTTTATCAAGACGCCGCCGTGCTGGCCGTCACCAAGCCCAGCGGCCTGCCCACCTTGCCGGGTGGCGGATTTTTGGAACACACCCTGCTTCATCTGGTCCGCGCCGAGTTTCCGCAGGCCAGTCCGCTGCACCGCCTGGGGCGCGGCACGTCGGGCTTGGTGCTGTTTGCCCGCACCACCGCTGCCGCCGCAAGTTTGAGCCGCGCGTGGCGGGAGCAGCAGATCGGCAAACGCTATCTGGCTCTCTCAGCGGGCCACGCCGGGCAAGACGCCTACGACATCCGCACCCCGATTGGGCCGGTGCCGCACCCCCTGTTGGACGAAGTCTACGCGGCCAGTCCAGCGGGCAAAGCTTCCCGCAGCTTGGCAAGGGTTTTGGAAAGACGCGGAACGGCTGAACTCCAGACTCTCTTTGAAGTGGACATCCTGACCGGACGCCCGCACCAGATTCGGATTCATCTGGCCAGCATCGGGCTGCCGCTTCTGGGCGATCCGCTGTACGGCGTCGGCGGCTTGCCTCTCCCCCACTTGCCGGGGCTGCCCGGAGACGGCGGCTACTGGCTGCACGCCCACCGCCTGCGCTTCGTGCATCCGGTAAGCGGCGAGGTGCTGGAGATCACCGCGCCGCCGCCGCCCATTTTGCAAATTGGAGGTCAGCTCCCGCCTCAGCTTCCCGGCAGCGCAGGCCCGAACACCAGCGGCGGGTGA
- a CDS encoding butyrate kinase: protein MLAYVINPGSTSTKLALAEIERGDNPALPSLLRLKLDKTEVMHSALLSGPLELSDLQADLMTAAADWPKPDAVVAACGLIGNLQAGAYRVTPELAEWLLTHPHGEYTSNVGAALALHLAESRGVPAYVVDPPDVDELRPEARVSGLAGVERLSRLHTLNARLVARRAAHEQGVRFQDARVVVAHLGGSISVSAFEGAKIVDTTGARLDEGPFTPSRAGTLPIRALLDVAYSRPRSDAEKLLLSGAGFLGLTGTADLRELERREKTESRVKLAADAFAYQVAKNIGAYSAALSARPHAVAITGGIARWESVVDRIERQIGWIAPLTVLPGDLELEALAEGMGRVLLGLETAQDWTPPGAASAADSA from the coding sequence ATGCTGGCCTACGTCATCAACCCCGGCTCCACCAGCACCAAATTGGCCCTGGCCGAAATCGAGCGCGGCGATAATCCCGCTTTGCCTTCGCTGCTGCGCCTCAAGCTCGACAAAACCGAGGTGATGCACTCGGCGCTGCTGTCTGGGCCGCTGGAACTCAGCGATTTGCAGGCCGATCTAATGACTGCCGCTGCCGATTGGCCCAAGCCCGACGCGGTGGTGGCCGCCTGCGGACTCATCGGGAACTTGCAGGCCGGAGCTTACCGGGTGACGCCCGAGCTGGCCGAGTGGCTGCTGACCCACCCGCACGGCGAATACACCAGCAATGTCGGCGCGGCATTGGCGCTGCATTTGGCCGAGTCGCGCGGCGTGCCCGCCTACGTCGTCGATCCGCCAGATGTTGACGAGTTGCGCCCCGAGGCCCGCGTGTCGGGGCTGGCGGGGGTGGAGCGCCTCAGCCGCCTGCACACCCTCAACGCCCGCTTGGTGGCCCGCCGCGCCGCCCACGAACAGGGGGTGCGCTTCCAAGACGCCCGCGTGGTGGTGGCCCACCTCGGCGGCAGCATCAGCGTCAGCGCTTTTGAAGGCGCGAAGATCGTCGACACGACAGGTGCGCGGCTCGACGAAGGCCCGTTTACCCCCAGCCGCGCCGGAACGCTGCCGATCCGCGCCCTGCTCGACGTCGCTTACAGCCGCCCGCGCAGCGACGCCGAAAAGCTGCTGCTCAGCGGAGCGGGCTTTTTGGGCCTCACTGGAACGGCGGATCTGCGCGAACTCGAGCGCCGCGAGAAAACCGAGAGCCGCGTTAAGCTGGCCGCCGACGCTTTCGCTTATCAGGTCGCCAAGAATATCGGAGCCTACAGCGCCGCTCTCAGCGCCCGCCCTCACGCGGTGGCGATTACCGGCGGAATTGCCCGCTGGGAAAGCGTGGTGGACCGCATCGAGCGCCAGATCGGATGGATCGCGCCGCTGACGGTGCTGCCCGGCGACTTGGAACTCGAAGCGTTGGCCGAGGGAATGGGCCGGGTGCTGCTGGGCCTAGAAACCGCCCAAGACTGGACACCTCCCGGCGCGGCCAGCGCAGCCGACTCCGCCTGA
- a CDS encoding menaquinone biosynthetic enzyme MqnA/MqnD family protein gives MLSSRVPPYRAGWIHYTNVAPILDDLILPAGVSAVTGVPTQMNAALLSGGVDIANISAVEFIRNADQLAALPDFSVAVLGPVYSVNLFHSVPWESLKRVALTAQSATSVALLEVLLRESGLSPSLERAEGTAQELLAAGYDGVLRIGDSALREWYGVVGPLTETTSMTALPHHKGGVTVTDLAQKWFELTGHPFVFAVWAYRQSAPPPAELLQAMRVARRHGIGHLAEVAQRHAQLLGLPERVVQHYLWNFRYHLEAPDRLGLNEFAAKVAPNHPPLVFGPALPGS, from the coding sequence GTGCTGAGCAGCCGCGTGCCGCCTTACCGCGCAGGCTGGATTCACTACACCAACGTCGCCCCGATTCTGGACGATTTGATCTTGCCCGCTGGAGTCAGCGCTGTGACGGGTGTGCCCACCCAGATGAACGCGGCGCTGCTTTCGGGTGGAGTGGACATCGCCAATATCAGCGCGGTGGAGTTTATTCGCAACGCGGATCAGCTGGCCGCCCTGCCGGATTTCAGCGTGGCGGTGCTGGGTCCCGTCTACAGCGTCAATCTGTTTCACAGCGTTCCCTGGGAGAGCCTTAAGCGAGTAGCGCTGACCGCCCAGAGTGCCACCAGCGTAGCTTTACTTGAAGTGCTACTGCGGGAAAGTGGCCTCTCGCCCAGCTTGGAACGCGCCGAGGGCACGGCTCAGGAATTGCTGGCGGCAGGCTACGACGGCGTGCTCAGAATCGGTGACAGCGCCCTGCGCGAATGGTACGGCGTGGTCGGCCCGCTGACCGAGACCACCAGCATGACCGCCCTGCCGCACCACAAGGGCGGCGTGACCGTCACCGATCTGGCCCAGAAGTGGTTTGAGCTGACCGGCCATCCCTTCGTATTCGCGGTGTGGGCTTACCGCCAGAGTGCGCCGCCGCCCGCCGAGTTGCTTCAGGCCATGCGGGTGGCACGGCGTCACGGCATCGGACATCTGGCAGAAGTCGCCCAGCGCCACGCCCAGCTTCTGGGTTTGCCGGAGCGGGTGGTGCAGCACTACCTCTGGAATTTCCGCTACCACCTCGAAGCGCCAGACCGACTCGGCCTGAACGAATTTGCCGCCAAAGTCGCGCCGAATCACCCGCCGCTGGTGTTCGGGCCTGCGCTGCCGGGAAGCTGA